Within the Megalops cyprinoides isolate fMegCyp1 chromosome 10, fMegCyp1.pri, whole genome shotgun sequence genome, the region GCGAGATTTTAACACTCCAAGCTAGATGGCTTACGAAAAACACCTATTAAAACCGTTCTGGTTTGCCGATTCTTTTTTCACGTAACCCGTTTGAAAGATTTTGGAAAAGTAGGCTACCATCGTTATCAACTCTATTTTCCGTGTGCAGGCATTAGGCAAGAGCAATAGTCTACAGAAAGCAATTTCAACACGAAGCTCGCCGAGACGCCCAAGATCTTCAGCTCTCAAAAACAATTGGCATAGGCTGATCGACACAATGTGTGGAAAATAAGCgagcatattttaaatatatttgtagcCCAACCTACAAAATTCACTTGCTACcatgtttttgaattatgactATAACATTCAAATAACTAAATTCTAAATGATCTGCGAAAATGTAGTCTATAAGTCGGATACGACAAAGATGTAAATAGGTGCAGTGCAAATATAGGCTCCAAGAAACATTGCTCGGGACATTAAAAACAGATCTACATTCTCTCAACACAGTGCAAATTCTGGCATGCCTAAATAGGCTGCATGGCGTTATGAACATTAAACATTGTGATAGAAATAAAAACGCATTACACAAAACACCCACAGACACTATGACCGATTTACAAAATGAGACTCAAAACCAACATAGTGACAAAATACTGAATGCGATCAGTAGCTAGGAAACAGTCTCACATATGGGCTCTTGAGTGGTCACCCATACAAACAGATAAGGTCTTCGTGACTTTATAGGCCGCTTTGCGTAGGTTCTCTTCAAACCCTGTGACTACACTGGCCCAACAGAACCATACTACGGTTCATATCATTGCCCCAAAAAACTTCACAACACATATCATGGTTCACGGTCCCTACTTTCAGGCGTTTTGTAGGCTAAATCGGCCTCAACGACAATACCCATCATGCTCTTAAGTGTTTACCTCAGTCGTAACTTCCTGGTAAAACGAAATCAAGTCTGAGATTGCCTGTTAGCTCGCTACTCTAAAACTTTTGCGATGGTAGTATGTTTATAATGCCAAATTACCATGCTTACTCGGTTTTGTAGAACGTTTCACGCTCATGGCGTTATAAGACTACATTAAATCAGATAGGTGTGTAACGGTAACTTTGGACCATAGCTACGGATCGGTTCAAATTTCCCGCTGTATTCACCGCCAGCAACAGTGTCTAGCCTGCACCGGTGAAAGGGTAAAAGCAGCAGTAATCCGTTTAGAGGTCTTAGTTAGctgcaagcaagctagctaacaagctagctgaACTGTGTCAAAATGCAGACAACAGACATAGGAAACAAGGAGGATGGGAAAATCTGGTATCGAGCAGCACCGTCGCCAAGTTATGGGTAAGTCACGATAGCTAAATCTGAAACCAGTTTAGACCAAATTTGTTGCAGTCCTTCATCAGGTAATCTAGTTCCCCAGCTAACGAGCTTGTTAAAAGTAGCACTGAAGTTTGTATTAAGCTTTTGTAGCTTGCTTATGTTTTAATTtccatgtatttgttttcattgcgAAAAATGGCAAATACTGCAGTGACATTGAGCCCGACACTGGAAAAAACCTTCTTGGTGTTGGCAAGCAACGATATTTTCTGACTTTAATTAAAGTTTTGTCCCAAACGCCTTTCATTCCCAGCTGAGTAGAACGTGCTGTCACAGTTGATCTGACTGCGCATTTCCAGACGTATTTGCCATCACTGAGGACATTTTACTGCATCAGATCTATTTCTCATACGTTGGTGTACACCTTTTAAAAGGACTAACGCTAGAGGAAAACACAGTTAGTTAAGTAGCCTGACTAGCTAACTTTCATTATTTCACCAAGATGTagcattgtgtcattttttaattacaaagtAGGAATTTGACAGTTTCCTAAATATTTAGTATTTAAATGGTTTTTGACATGTGTGTAATAGTCTCTTGTATGGTGTGTCCTATTACTATGCTGCACAATGAAATTCCCAAAATTGACTGTAAAgattgcttgattgattgacatATTGACTAATCCTTTCACTGGTTATATTGCAGTGTCATCGTCAACATTGTTCGTAGTATAGCTGCGCATTCCGGCAAGACTGCCCGCTTCTTGCAGGTGGCCTTCGACACGACTGGGGAAGCCTTTATCGCTGGTGACCACCTGGGAAATATCTACGTTTTTGATATCAGCagaaacaggtgaaaaaaaaaaaaaaaaaaacacgtgtgGTTCGAAGACTACCTCAGATGTGTTCAGGCGGATATTTCTGAAGCTAATGAAGCTCGAACTGAACACTGAACTAAAATTGAATTGTTTAATTATCAACATATTTCACTCTGTAGGTATATAATattcatatgcacacatttttttgtttatatgtcATCTGTAAAACCAACAAATCACCTTTGACCTGTTGAGCGAGCTTACACTCCTCCCTGCACAGTTTATTGAATGTCacttaacactttttttgtccTGAAAGGTTTCGACTCATTCAGAAAACAGGGCAGGCTTGCACTGCTTTGGCCTTTAACTTGCGCCGAACGACAGAGTACTTGGTTGCACTCGCTGACTACTCCATAAAGTGCTTTGATAAAGGTAAGAATACTGGGTAATCTATAACCTGTGTCAAGCGCACATTTCCATCCTCTGTAGAGATGCTCTTCTAATACAAAGTACGTTGTTTGAAAtcattatttaaacaaaagaaTACAGTGGCCTGCACTAATGATGAAATGACCAGCTGATTTGTGAGAGGCTTGCTAGGAAGTGATCCATGTGAGTAGACAGGAAGTATGGCACAGAATTGcactcactcacccccccccacccaacccacTCCCGTCTGTCAGACACCAAGCAGCTGGTCAGCTGGATGCGAGGTCACGACTGCGCAGTGTCCTCCGTGTCGGTCCACAGTTCTGGAAGGTACGCCATCACCTGTTCAGCGGACACGGCACAGCTCTGGGACCTGGACACCTTCCAGAGGAAAAGGAAGCTGAATGTCCGGCAATCTGTGGGCATACAGAAGGTCAGGTGACCTCCAATGTATGAAAGTCTAACGAGCAATGTGTAATCCATGACTACACACTTTAACTAATGGCAGTTTTTATGGAGCTGTGGTATTCGGCTCTCTGTATTATATATATTCGGCCAGATCGGATCAATGGGCAGTCATATATTACACACCAATTAAGTATTAATATTACTTGGAGATACAAGTTTACATGTTCTTTCGAGAGGCTTTTAATATGAgatttgtgggtgtgtgtttttatgtatgtgtgtcggtttgtctgtctttgtgtgtgtgtgttttccaggtGTTTTTTCTGCCTATGAGTAACACCATTCTCAGCTGCTTTAATGATGACTCCATCTTTGCTTGGGAGAGCGATACACTCTTCTGTAAATACCAGTTACCAGTGCCACAGGAGGGGCCCAGACTGCACTACAGGGCTTTCGCTGTCACACGGTTAGTGacatctacatctacatcaTACTGTTATTACtactaattataataataataacaatggtgATGGTGGTAATGATGGTATAACAGTAGGTGGTAGTAACAGACCTCATACTGACTGACTGCATGAAAACATCAGTTCCTTTGGGTAGATAAACGTCAAGATGAGCTGAAGTAGAAGCTGAAGTGGGAGATGAAGCCTCTGTGATTGGTTggtaatcatttttttttccttctttctgtgCAGGGATGGTCGCACTCTGGCTGCTGGGGGGCGGTCCAGCCTGCTCCACCTCTGGGGTCTGGAAAACCGGCAGCTCCTGAGGGTCGTCCAGATGCCTCCCAAAGTCCGCACTGTGCGGCAGCTCGAGTTCCTCCCTGACAGCTTTGATGGGGGGTCCAGCCAAGTATGGTGAAACGCACACCTCATATGAGCCAGGATACTCTTTATGTCAATGGCAGTAACACACACTACTGCTGTGATAAGAGAGAAGTTCAAAGAGGTTGGCAAAGAGGTTCTTTATAATGCTTGAATTGATGGAAACAATACATTCTATGGTATAATGAtcttaaaaaacactttctgtctttgtgtttgttatgAGAGCCTGAATGCTTTCATCTGAATGAGGGTAACTGACACACTAGAACAGAAATAAGATTTCACTAGCACCAGAAGGGTAgtaaaattttgaaaaagagTTGTAGTGTTGTGTAATGCTTTCTATGGTAAGTCTTCCAAGACTTGTGCAATCTGTTTCCAGATCCTGGGAGTGCTGAGCCAGGAGGGCATCATGCGCTTCATCAACATCCAGACGTGTAAGCTGCTCTTTGACATTGGCTGTATTGACAACGCCATCACCGCTGTGGCCATCAGCCCCAGCGGGCACCACATCGTAACCGTGATGGACAGTGGAGGCCTGAGCATCTACAGCGTCCAGGCCCTGACCCAGGAAGTGAACAAGGTAGTAGCAGTTCCCTGCAAATGACCCCTGCGTATACACAACTTCCTTTTACCATTAGCGCTCATTATTCCCCATACACATTATAGTGTGATTGATTTCAGTTATCAAAGGATGTAGGGGTTGACTTTGAGCTATATGTACATCCTCTATCATTAGACAGGGATTTTTTGGCTGCAGATTCACCATCTAGCCACAGGGTGGTGATCAAGTCAGCATTTCCATTAAATGCGCTTGGCTGTTTAGGTTATCATATTGGCTAAGGCTTTATCATTTCAGTCCCCAAACTGATTTTAAATCACTGCCACCAACATTTTGAGTGAGGCAGCTGGCCACTGTTAGCCAAGAAACCTAACTTTGAACATCAGCAGCATGTTTCTTTGGAGTTCAGCTAATATTTTAAGgttcagaatgatttttttttacaacagaaaGGGGTCATTTTACACAAGTAGCACAGTGGTTTAGCTGAAATGTCAAGGTACTGTTTTGTGGACCTTGTGGTTAAAGCAAGAGTTATTCAGAGCTATGCTCAACTGTGTGCCCAAAACCCAATCATGTGCTGTGTGGCATTGGTGTTAATTGGACTCCTGGCATGGTGCTAAAAAACCTGCCCTTTCCGTGTTGCCagctgctttttctttttcacacctGGCAGAGTAATTATGGATTTGGCACACTTTATGACAGAAGTCAGGTTTGATTGTGCAAGAACTTGCAGCTCGACTGTCTTCCAGGGCTGGATGATTAAATGTCCATCTACTGTATGAAAGCTAAAGGGAAGCTTCTGTGTCTTTAACTGACTTGTGAGTGAATTGTTTCCCTGTATTACATAAAAAACAGGTGTATGAAGTATATCCATCATCACAGAGTACAGTAGTTGGAGAAGGGgatgaatcattttattgaacaaaGCTTGTctgaaatttcaaaaacaaaacattcagatttatttggAGAATAAattagttttacagtttttttacagtttaaattacagtttaaaCTAAATGTGTATACCTCCAAATAAATGGCAATTAAGATAACTTGTTctcattgttgtcattattataaaGTGACCAAGAGAGGATTTAAAAGTCTTGAGTTGCAACAACacaatttgcaaatgtaatttgctgcagtcagagaggagaagaggtgGAGAATGCTTTTTGGGCATTGTACCAGGGTTAGATAGTCTGAAGTATGTTTTGACAAATTCACAAAAGGGATCTCAAATCTGCTCGAGTTTTTGGTTGTTTAAGCAAGCAAAGAGCATTTCAACATGGGTGCCTTCAACCACAACAGAACATATTAGAGGTTAAATTCAAGGGTGAAGTCACACTCCCATATAGTCATTGGGATGTTGTAAATCATGACAAAATGGATGGGAAATAGCTTGGGTTCCTGGACTCTGCATTCTAGAATCTAGATCGATGTGCTCTCTCCAGCCCACGGTCCTGTCTGATGAGTGAGAGGGGGCCGGGGAATGGGAATTGGGGGAGGTTTAAATAAGGGGATGTTTCAGCCCAGTCAGTCCGAGCACTGTTTGCACAGGGGCGGCCCTTGTTTTTTTGCAGCGAAGCACAAGAAAGCTAGcgagtggagggaggggggagggagccTTCCCCTCAGCGGTGATCCATACTGCTTCTCCAAAACCAACATTCACGGCGCACATCGTTAGCAGCTGAACGCGACGTTTGAAGCACAGCTCCTCCCGGAGCGGTGGGCTGAGAGTTACAGCGAGCTAATGGGTTGCAGCTTTCCCAGTTTTCCTTTGGAGAGAAACTTTCtgagatgttgtttttttataatgttaaatTGAGCCATTCGGGGCCTCTGTCTGCTTTGGATTGTTACAATGAGAGGTTTCATTTCCATCCCCTGTGTGGCGTAAAGTCGTGCAACACAAGACCCTGATAAATCAGCTGGTCTGTTTCTGGGCCCATGCAGCCTCCTGCACCCCTGGTGAAAGTGGTGACAGGCGCGAATGCCGACGGTTCTGGTCTGAAGGTGAAGGTGTGGTCCGGAGGAGTCCAGAGGCCAGCCAAGACGTCCGGTCGCAGGGGGACAACCAAAGTCCTGAGACCGGCGACCACCCCTGCTCCAGATGACAAAGAGGTGAATTCCACAGTATTAATCCAGCGGTTCCCAAACTTTTTAGTTCACGCATCCCCTTCTACATCCTGACCAAGTTGACGCACCCCTtgccacaaaaaaaagacacaacatAGCGCATTTACAGCTGCATGAAGGCATCaagtttaatgtttaatcatATACAAAAGAATATATAATAATTGGAACAGCCATTACAGTGTTGAGGAGATCAACAATATAATATCATAGATcaacattcaaatgcatttacagaCTGCAACAAAGTTACGCATCAGCCGGGGCATTTAAAGAGTGAGTGAGGgtgaggaacacacacaggtTCTGAGACATATTATTATCAAAAGGGGGAAGTACATGTGAATATTTActgcaacattaaaatatttacattgagTTTaatcatacataaaaataatttatcactATTTATCATCATTAGAACACTTTTAGGCTAACAATTTTGATTGAAAGAGATCGCAACAAAACGCACTCGACTTTCACATGAAACtgatcaatatttaaaaaaatagcaaaaaaataaTGCACGGCACAAGCCACAGAACAAAGAATTTTTGAGGGCGAGGAGAGGGTTAGGCCCTACACAGCGACAGATTTACAGCgacattaaatatttgcatcgagtttaataatacataaaaataattcatcacTATTTATTATCATTAGAACACTCGAAGGCTAACAAATTCGATTAAgagaaaaggcaacaaaatgtGCTTGACCTTTAGCACTGCAACAATGTTTCAACAAATTGCAACAAAGTCATGTACGGCATGAGCCGTGGAACAAAGAGAACGTATGAGGGCAGCGAGGAAACTTACAGGGCCATACAGAAACAGATATGTCGTTttaagaaaaagaggaaaatgtacTGTAGTCTAATGATTAGACTACAGTACAttgaaattttatatttttaaatgtatgtaaactaaaaaaacccacttcaaactgttaatttttaaaaatctaaaataattatttttaatttccgccattacaattttttttcttgcacacCCCCTAGAGGCAGTCCTCGCACCACACTTTGGGAAACCCGGTACTAACCAAATACGCCTGTTTTTCTTCTACAGCACCCTTTGGTGATTGGTTGTTCATCCTACCAATCCAGTTTAAGCACCTGTGGTTCTTATAAAATACTGATATTAATGTATCAAATTATGGTAATGCACAATGTAAAATGCACCACAcctcaaaaacatttcttatgTTTTAGTACTTTGGTACTAAAGTAGTACTTAAGTACTAGTACTCACTCAACAGGTGAATGACACAACCACAGAATTAGTTATTGTGACCAGTTTTCACTTCAGTTGGAGATGCCCTCCGTAGGTTTGGCATACCTCAGGAGGGCAGGATTGATTTGGGTGGGAGTTTTTAACTGATGGAAGTTTTGCTTTGCAGAATGAATTGCCAGAAGGACTAAATAAGAAGAGGCTCCAGGGTCTTTTGCAGGCATTTGGGGAATTCCCAGCCAAGTACAGGTACAGACTGCTCAGTGATCTGTGAGATTATGAGCTTTAGCAAGGTTGACAGGAACTGTAGTGAGcacagtctctctcttcctgtggcTCCAGGATATTTGTGTGGAGATCCCTGTTGCACCTGCCAGAGAACCACGCTGCCTTCAACAGCCTGATGGAGAAGGGCGTTCACTCGGCCTTCCTGACCCTCCACCAGCGCTACCCCATCAAGAGCCAGAAGCTACAGCGTGGCCTGGAGAGGTGCCATGCCCAACTGCCACAGAACAGGCCCACTTTCAACAGAACAGAGCACTACCCACATAACAGCCCCTGTCACCACTTCCACTCTGTCCTTAACAACAAGAACAGTCCCCCTTTCAATCTCCCACCCTGTCCTTAGCAACAGAACAGCTCCCCCTCACCACTCCCACCCTGTCCTTAGCTAGAGAGCAGCCCCtcttcacccctccccctgtACTAACTGTTCATCTCTTTTTTCTGTACAGActgtacatcttttttttcctgtactaACTGTCTGTCTCTATTTTGCTATACTAACTGTCTATCTCTATTTTCCTATGCTAACTGCCCATGTCTGTTTTCTTATACTAACTGCAtatctttgttttcctgtacTTACAGTGCATCTCTGCTTTCCTGTACTAACTGCTCTATTGTCTTTCTGCACAGGGTTTTGTCTGCTCTTGCTCACTGGTCAGCCATCTTTGGAGAGACTGAATATCTACCCCTTGTGGCCTTTCCATTTGTCAAGCTCTTCCAGAACAATCGCCTCATCTGCTTCGAAGTGGTTGCCACCATCATAGGTACAAGCAGGGAGACAGTAGGGATGGAGCTGGTGCTCCTTCTTTTAGATTCAAAGCTCTAACCTTCGGATCATCTGTGTTGTTTGCTTTGCAGTGAACTGGTGTCAGCACTGGTTCGAGTACTTCCCCAACCCGCCACTCAATGTACTGAGCATGGTGGAGAACGTCCTGGCCCACCATGAcaaggagctgctgcagcacctCATTAACTGTGGCATCACCTCTCAGGTGTGCCCCCTGCTGCTTAGTCCTTACCACGAGGAGCTCACGCCAAGCAAGCAGCTTTCACGGAGCTGTGGGTTTATCAGGATATCTGCAGTGAGGCTGTACTCAATGGTAGCAAGCAGAAATTTGACTTTGTCCATCCCCAGCCACTGCAGCGCACCATTGAACATTTGTTTGTTAATCAGACCATGTGAATGTAAACTGGCCCAGTGGACTCACTGTgctcccctcaccctctctcccttgctgtCTCGTCTGTCCGTCCATCCACCCCGCAGCTGTACGTGTGGCCTCTCCTGGAGACGCTGTTCTCAGAGGTCCTGACACGGGAGGAGTGGCTCAAGCTCTTTGACAATGTCTTCGCCAATCACCCGTCCTTCCTGCTGCTGGCGGTAGTGGCC harbors:
- the tbc1d31 gene encoding TBC1 domain family member 31, whose protein sequence is MQTTDIGNKEDGKIWYRAAPSPSYGVIVNIVRSIAAHSGKTARFLQVAFDTTGEAFIAGDHLGNIYVFDISRNRFRLIQKTGQACTALAFNLRRTTEYLVALADYSIKCFDKDTKQLVSWMRGHDCAVSSVSVHSSGRYAITCSADTAQLWDLDTFQRKRKLNVRQSVGIQKVFFLPMSNTILSCFNDDSIFAWESDTLFCKYQLPVPQEGPRLHYRAFAVTRDGRTLAAGGRSSLLHLWGLENRQLLRVVQMPPKVRTVRQLEFLPDSFDGGSSQILGVLSQEGIMRFINIQTCKLLFDIGCIDNAITAVAISPSGHHIVTVMDSGGLSIYSVQALTQEVNKPPAPLVKVVTGANADGSGLKVKVWSGGVQRPAKTSGRRGTTKVLRPATTPAPDDKENELPEGLNKKRLQGLLQAFGEFPAKYRIFVWRSLLHLPENHAAFNSLMEKGVHSAFLTLHQRYPIKSQKLQRGLERVLSALAHWSAIFGETEYLPLVAFPFVKLFQNNRLICFEVVATIIVNWCQHWFEYFPNPPLNVLSMVENVLAHHDKELLQHLINCGITSQLYVWPLLETLFSEVLTREEWLKLFDNVFANHPSFLLLAVVAYLTCCRAPLLLCNQKEDFEYFFHHRNHLDMSGVVRETYRLMDVTPADIHPRGMLSDFEPLTRGQYPVFNKYPTFIVEHQSRERERIRQQEVEYLREKQMVQEMQSEVVRRQAEDQAWYTQQELLKDAEEQRRKILLEEECKLAEQRARLAALKRELKLKELQLIDAARRRFLKYQQDQKWAELQRLDDEIHRKMTARDQETAIAMQDMEVRQMAIDAQRRLFEQQLAKEQERVTQEVKAELDIRRRRAELEESTFHQLLHADTDINLEAKKALEESMAEAQQLGADTDWQAEILRRLDRADADRERHQQELARLNKDTHDKEEQLLQVMKEVEGKKWEDVVEKRAQLMEEREAATMSQSRRSASLYKEMEEREQHLDRLRSSQDESLLNRWELNARSPCSTRGLLQKPALVQTKSNGNICLNNTSSSSSSCSSAKFSLDRGRRELDNKERELLQDVRDLRQKIATRAKNADPFTYSASTQ